DNA sequence from the Borrelia sp. A-FGy1 genome:
AAAGAACAAGAAATTTTAAACAAGCTTAAAGCACAAATTCCACATGCATCCTACTCTCTAGAAGACTCACAAGAAGAAGATGCAGAAAAAGATACTATCTTAAAGTATAGATAAATTCTTAATAAAGGAGGAGTTATGAGTCAGGAAATAGATAGAGATAATGAAATTCAAATCAAAGATTTAAACAAGAAGTTTAGAGCAGAACCTAATGACCTATTACTACTAGATGACCCATTAACCAGTTGTAATGCCATAACTTACAAAAACTTTTATGAGCAAATAAGAGAAGCTACTTATGAGGATTTACCCAAGTTATTAGAATATCTAGAAAAATTAGATACTATAGCAGATTTAAAAAAAGATACTTCTCTTTCAGAAATTAATATTAATAGAGACTCTATGCCAACAGGCAGAAGAGAGATTATATTCTATCTTGACTATCAAACTAAGCAAATAATTCCTATTACCCTTAAAACATTTGCTTATAAGATGTATAAACATCTTCTTGGTGTGCCAAATCAACCTAATTCTCACAAAACAGCAATAAGCAATGCCACACAAGCTAATGATTGGAAAGAAGACGATTTAGTGACACTACTTCGTAAAGAAAATGGTGTTGCTTTTAAAGCTACTTATAGAGACTTCTTTAAAAAGGTTAAAGGTGAACTTATTAATACCTCTAATACAGAAATAGCAATTAATATTAATGAAGATAATATATGTTTTTATGAAAAGGGCAAAAACAGAATATCAATTACTTCATTTAAAAGATTTATAGAAGCAATCACTAACCATGATACATCAGATAGTAATAATATTGATGCTAGTTATGAAAAGGTTACTTTTTTTGATTCTAAAACTCATAAGTTTAATGCCTACAATATAGAGTGCCTTAAGAAGGCTTTAAATCTAGATTCCTATATAACTCGCTCAGATACACATGAGACATACCTAAAAAAAGATGATGCAGATTCTATCTACATGAAAAATTGGGATGGAATATCTAATAGTAATCTTAAATCTAAGCTAAAAGACACATTTAAAAATGCCCACAAGGCTTCAAATCTAGTAAAAACCCACCAGTTTATTCTACGCAACTCAAGCGATGATGATATTGAAATATTAGATTGCCCTATTTGGCTAAGAGGTATTCCAGATGGGTTGGGGGTACAAGAATATTAAATAATGACTCCTACATACATGAGGGAGAATATGGGGATAGGCATATTATCTTAAAACTAGAGTCACAAAATGAATCAGAGATAAGAATACCACAAAGGTATAAAAATAAATCAGACAGTTTTATTTATCTAGCTATTACTATAGAACCTGTCTATTATGGCAGTAATGGAGAAAAAAATAATGTCAAGCGTGTTTATGTTAAATTTGATGGTGAATCAGACAAAAGAGAAGTATTCCGATTTGATACA
Encoded proteins:
- a CDS encoding DUF685 domain-containing protein, which produces MSQEIDRDNEIQIKDLNKKFRAEPNDLLLLDDPLTSCNAITYKNFYEQIREATYEDLPKLLEYLEKLDTIADLKKDTSLSEININRDSMPTGRREIIFYLDYQTKQIIPITLKTFAYKMYKHLLGVPNQPNSHKTAISNATQANDWKEDDLVTLLRKENGVAFKATYRDFFKKVKGELINTSNTEIAININEDNICFYEKGKNRISITSFKRFIEAITNHDTSDSNNIDASYEKVTFFDSKTHKFNAYNIECLKKALNLDSYITRSDTHETYLKKDDADSIYMKNWDGISNSNLKSKLKDTFKNAHKASNLVKTHQFILRNSSDDDIEILDCPIWLRGIPDGLGVQEY